One Schistocerca nitens isolate TAMUIC-IGC-003100 chromosome 1, iqSchNite1.1, whole genome shotgun sequence DNA segment encodes these proteins:
- the LOC126249292 gene encoding uncharacterized protein LOC126249292 — protein sequence MLSMGICRVLSSSWAAQIHVVPKKKKKKKKKKNVWCPFGNYQQLDARTIPDCLGLLSVAIEDIQRTAVTTPLVFCYVYIDDILVMEEKHLHRLAPIFDHLCTQGLVMDPSKCTFRAREVQFLGYTLDVHGIHLLQDNVETINKYCHPITI from the exons ATGCTGTCAATGGGCATTTGCAGAGTTTTGAGTAGCAGCTGGGCAGCCCAAATCCATGTGGtacccaagaagaagaagaagaagaagaagaagaagaatgtatgGTGTCCATTTGGCAATTACCAGCAGCTTGATGCGAGGACCATCCCGGATTG TCTAGGCCTATTATCAGTTGCCATAGAAGATATCCAACGGACAGCAGTTACAACACCTTTAGTCTTCTGTTATGTTTATATAGATGACATTTTGGTGATGGAAGAAAAACATTTACATCGCTTGGCTCCTATATTTGATCATTTATGCACACAAGGCTTAGTAATGGATCCTTCAAAGTGTACATTTAGAGCAAGGGAAGTGCAGTTTCTGGGTTACACGTTAGATGTGCATGGTATTCACCTGCTGCAAGATAATGTGGAAACCATAAACAAGTACTGTCATCCAATTACAATCTGA